TCGTAAGttgtttattacataaaaaagTGTTTTTGTTCTGTTCCGAAATGTGATGACCATTAGATTTGTTTAGGTGCAGCTGTTTCCGAAATCTCCTTGTTTTCTTACAGGAAGCTACACATTTCTGTATATACCGCTCGATgcgttatttaattatttacaaagaaGTGTTAGGGTACTTGGATGGAGAAGAGTAGAGAAGTTTAGAAGATAATTTcactttaatttattaaatttaatgtatgAGAAACAAGGAAAGGACAACGAAACAGTATTTATACGTTTATGTAATTGTCTTTCATAAgttaaatttgacaaattaaagttaaaatatcttctaaACTAATCATTTTTCGATCCAAATATCCTAATACTTTTTTGTAGAAAACTAAAACATACATCGAGCagtgtataaaaaaaatgtatagttccctaaaaaagaaaaaagataaaggtCACCCTGAGATTTCGAAAATGCCTCCACCTAAACAAATCTAGTGTCCCACTCGAAACAAAACAAgctttatttaaaacattttttcatacaataaataaCTTACGAGTTATTTGATGTGAGCATGTTACATGACTCATGTATACTATTGCATACTATTTTGTATTCCTGCATACTATTCTGTTTTTATTAGTAAAAAGAGCAAGGTTCTTAAAAAAAGATCCGTTAAGGTTCttgtcattttcaattttcttaatttaacaAGGAGTGATGTACAACATCatttttttcagaaaaataaaagttcatcattttattctttaataaatgcCTGAAGAGATTCGTTtctgaagaaattaaataaagaataatattattaaactatataccttttttattccattattatttattactactactattttatttcatagtcTGATAGAAAAGATCTgcgtaaaaaaattgttattgattatttgaaaaaatactcGTGCTTTTACGTAATTTAAAACGCGAAATAAGATAAGTAGCTTGTGTTCGTACATCAATAAGCTTTGCGtctatataaatttgcataactTAAACGCACTAGTGGTgtagaatttcatataatgcTTCGAATCTCTGTGTGCGACAAAGCAATTGATCAGCAAACGATGTATGTATACGGCGATCGATTAAACGGCTTGATATCACACACATATAATGTTTGCatgaaaacaaatgaaatggCCGTTTGATGTATGGAATGCATAATGGAAAATGTTCatgaaaaaatatgcaatGCATATAGTATAGTGCGCAGCAGATATTTTACGTAAAGAAAAACAATGATGGAACGAATCGAATCTTCgaatctttttataaattcattacGTGCAATGTTAACAACCTTGACATGTtggtattaaaaaatcaagtaAACAGTCAATCAGTCAACAGTCAAATTGcggatatatttataacacgaTATTTAAGGTATTAGTAATTAGAAATTAGTAAAAATTAGTCACGATGTATTTTCTTCGATGTAAATCGAGATCAATTTACAAAAATCGAAAGAAGATTTTCATTGTTTCTCGAAATAAAAAGCTAACAATTAGCAAGACAATGCGATAAGTTGTCTAGATCAAGAAGTGAGAAAGTAAACATCGCAATATTTCCTGGTAGTTTTAATACTGTAACCGTAAACTTGGATTTTCACAGGTTTCTATCGCTTTCAGAGGCTTCAACGTCTACTGCGTAAAAGTACCACTGCATTAAGGTTGAATTGTTATTCATAAAACGAAGTGACATTTTCcttacataaatatatcataACAATCCGCCATGCTGATCCAGTTATTTAAACAGTACATGAAACGTGAAGTGCAACGTCGCGAATCTTTGTCATTAATGTCAATTTAAATAGACAACGCGTGCAATGATCAAACGTTTACCTTCGCGGTCAAGGGTTGGGCGACTGACGGACGAAAGAAAACGCGTTCTATTTTAACAAACAAGAAATATGAGTAAGAAAGTGCGTAGAAAACGAAGTTGCGATTAGTTCAACGTTATGAGATGCAACAATTATCTCTGTAGCGTCTTTTAAATAACAGAGTCCAAGTAGAAAGTAACGAATCAATTACGTCGACGGGGGGGGGGGTAACGGAGTGGAGGGCACAGGCACAGCCTAAAGCCGCGCAAATtgatgttaattaaaaatcacataaagaaatagaacaacAAAATAACGCGTGCATAATTTCAGTATTCCTGGTTCAACACAAACTTAACATAATACGTTACGAATACTACAAAAATGTCAATCATTCACATAAAGAATTGTTACGTATTTCGATGAGAATCAATTGCCCTTACAGGCAATTACAAATAAGCCAAACATGAAGGAACATTTCTCGATAGTAATCTTAAAACTGTACGTTTTATACCCTTGTCAATACGTACACAACTCATGAGAAGATCTGGAATACTCAACCGTACGACGAAACCGGAAACTTGTCGAAGAATAGAAGATTAGGAACCGAAGATCACCAGTTTCTAAGAGTTACTTGGACACCGTCACTATCGTCGATTAATCGGTGTTCCTCGGTGATTTATACGATCACTGCATAACCAGCATGGCGGTGGGCGATTCCACGTACGGGATGGACGATGCGATGTAAGCAGGTACAGTGATTGCGACTACGCTAGCGCGTTTGAGCGTCGGGAAGTATCGTGGCACGGTCTGCGAAGCGCCACCCAAGTCGCGCAATCGGATAGAAGCGAAGTGCGGATCCAGGTCGATCAATATGACGGGTCAACAGTTGCCTCGTGCTCGTGTTGCGGCAACCACACCGTAAAACAGAGAGGGAACGCCACGTTTGCGCCGTAGAATCTAAGCTTCGTGCGTTTCATCTCCTTCAAACACACGTGCATGCGTATTGTCATGAGGAACTTTCGGATCCTTTGGATATGAATCCTTTCATTAAACGAGAGATAGAGTTTTGTTCTTTGCTATAGTGCTTCGAgtcaaatattaatagaagTAACTTGTATAGATTGATTTGCGTAAATGTGTATTTTAGtgatataaatattcgttttgTGAAACATTTCTGTTCAATTGATTTGAATAAGAATGTATAcattgttgaaaattttagtttactcaaacgaggaaaattatttattgtttcgtTATACTGATCAGTATAGAACGAACGTATTTATTGTTGAGGAAATGTTtgtcaaataattttcaatgtttgtAGCTTAATTATCACCAGGATTATTCACAaagtaaaaattgatttttaatattcagataataaaaatagtctTTTGCATTAAAAACCATGTCTTAAGAAACTTAAACTCCAACGAATAGGAACGGAAGAGGatcatatattaaattaatagtttaaaaaatgaacAGTTGTTTTTGCAGTCGAGATGCATTACAATTGGAGAACATTAAGTATGTAGTATATAATAGGTTCTGCGCGAGATCATCATAccaattaattatatcataatacAGTTGGAGAAATACATTCTATACCTCATTTGCAAGATATTCTGTTCTATACCTTATTTCTaatttcgtagaaaaatttagTTTCAATTCAAATCACTATTATACTGAATCGATAACGTCGCATGCGAAACGAAAATGGTAGGCGGAGTCAGGTGATCGCCAAAATGTGAATTACAAAAAAGCGATGAATGTTACATCTATTCTGTACCTCGCCGgtgttaatatataaataaaatagggAATCATATGATAAATTACCGGCTGATAGAAAATTACTTCATTGACCAAGGAAACAATAGACGTAACATTAAAAATGGAGCTCTATGTTTTACGTTCTGGAATACCAATCTCGAAAGGAATCAGAGTATTTTTCACgcctttacaatttataacgtcTTTATAAATATCGCGACGCGACGATTGAAAATCCATTTGAACCATAGGTTTAAATGCGCTCCGTTCATTCAAGCAAAACTTTAGTTagtgtttaattaaataaacccCTTGgcattgaatttatttatctgaacatgaaatctattatttttattaaaaaacttataaattatatccttAATATCTTCATATATCTATCTTcatttatctttatatatttataccttactatcaattaaaaataattatgctcttaatttatagcaattataccgttaattgaaaataattctacTATTAATCTAAAACAATACTATTTATTCgtaacaattaaattaatgatttattttatctgtatcttatttttaactctaatattaattaaattttcgaaatctttgaaatagtattttttttcacttaattttattttgtaaatttaagtGCAAtacttaatttttcatttaactaCTTCATATGAAGTCAACACCAATACAAAGTGTAACTATTGAGTATTTGTGGATGgaacgtaattctttatgttcCCTCAAAGTCAAAAAATCAAATCGTGTTCATGGATTTGAGATAGCAAATGTAATCAAATCGAAGGCAACGGGGTCTCGGTATTCATTCATGCGTGCTATAATTAATATGTCACATGGTTTAGTTCCTTCGGTGATGAGTTATATGATTATTTGAATTAACATACTATCTTAACTCTCATGAGTTCTATCACATCCGTATACTCTTcaataagtaataattttctgTATTAGTTCCAAATTAGACAAATATATCTTTGATACTGAATGCTGTCAGGGTTACaaattattgtatggtgtttgTAATAATCGGTGTAATAATTGTGTGGAAGATAGATGTTATGTGGTGGGTGCtttccttttaatttataaagattCATGTAAGCGCTGCGTGAGAGATGAATATTGCGCACTTTAGGCTACGAAATatctatctctttacgcagaCTCATGGAATAGAGTCAGAACTCAATATTCTTGTTAACGGCTTGAATGTTGAGATTTATGTGTAATGTTGTACAGATTATTGGCAGATCTCATACTTAGTCACCTCCTCGTGATGAGACCTGGTAATTGATACTGTTTtacaaagattaatttttacattatttttatgcCAATCAATTCATCTTTGAGAAACGATACCAAACTACGCAACTTATAATCTAGTTTAGATTATCCAACATTCTTTTCGGAGTCTTTTGATGGTCTAGATTGGACTAATAATTCATCGTGAGATGCCGTGGTATGCGGGCTTTTAGTTAGATATACCttacaattagaaaattataaacatcCGTCATAGGACGCCGTGGAATATCACAAGAATAACGTGTGATGTGTgttttagttttaattaattttaaaataagtaTGTATCTAGACTAAGTACATTGTGCTCACTTATTCTACAAAAATACATTGTCTAACTTAGGGCAAAAAGCTAAAAGCTCCTTTATccaattcttttaaatattatattattaaatagaacAATTGATTTAATagtgtatttataatttcattttttaaatttcgctaTTTGATACGAAAGACTTCCAATAGAGCTGCGATCTAGTGTACTTTAATTTAAGTAGATTTTAGTTCTAAGATCTATATTAAGTCAATTTCAAGCCTCATTACTGGATGGCTAAGGATGGCTAAGGACGGCGAAGGATGATGAGGCGAACGACTTATTCTTTGCTTTAAGTCTTATTGTTAGTTTTACACCTTAGTTTTAAGCCTTACTTTTAAGTCTTAGTTTTAGTTTGCGTCGTTAGTTTTAAACATTATTgtttagttttaattttaagtcGCGTCGTTTGTTTTAAGCCTTAGTTTTAGTATATGTATTTGTGAAGACAGAATACTtgattcatatattatatatttatccaTAGAAGTAAGATTTTTGTGAACTTTTGCTCTTTTCGTTGGTCTTCTGCTTGTTCCATTGGCCGTAATTTGTCTGCCTAAGTTATGAATAAATTATCTTGCAAGTTTCTGATTGTAAGTCAAACTACTTGATAATATGTAACTAATAATTGGAGAATACAAAGATAAAGATAAGagagattaaaaaattcatttttatgcttcagatatattaaattacgatttcacttgaaattaattaaacgaatcatTTAACTATCATTGTAaggttatttgttattttgatAACGTGTAATGCTTTCTGAAATATTGTAGGAGGAGAGTTCTACGCTTCGTTGCGATTATATCctgttctatattttatttataatttcatacaaGACTGCAGTTTTAATTGAAACCAGTACTACACTGAATCGATAACGTCGTATAACACATAAATGGTAAAGGGGTCAGGTGATACCCAAAACGTAGTACACAAAAAAGCATTGCGTGTCACGTCTATTCTATTCTCAGTCAATGATACTACCTCGTCCGTGACTCTACTTTGTCTGTACATACACATACGTATATCGACACAAGATAACTTTGCCCAAGAATATCggtaagaaagaaagagacggTACGACAGCAATAAATTCATCGAGGCGTTCTCTCTATGTAGAAATACTGATTTCAGGTAGTAACAACCTAAAGCTGTCAGAGGAGTTTTGGCATTCCGTTAATCgtgaataaaataacgataatacTGTTTGTGATGTATCTACAAAACTACTGAACATAATTGTGATTACAAACAGTATTACTACAGAAACGAAGGAATTATACTGGGCTAGgatatactaaatattaatatgtcTTCCCTCCAAAAGTCGATTCTAAAATCGAAATTACCACCATCAAGTGTCAATTTTGGAATTGGCTCTAGGTTAGATTGTTGACTAACGTAAATTTGAGATGTTAAATGAAATCttatcgaaattaaatttctcataataGCACTTTAAAATAGTTTCTAACATggatttaatagaaaatcttaaatttcattgttacTGTAGTttgtgtattttaattttcattatcaaCAGGGTTAGCAAATCAAAAGGGTTTCAACGTAAGAGAGATTACGACCCAGTTCAATGGATCCCATATTTTGATCATTCTCAGGATGTAAAAATAGGAAATGAcacatttcatatatatactaAGGGTACAGAGGGTCCGACATTAGTATTGTTACATGGAGGTGGTTACAGTGCGTTAACATGGGCAGAATTCACTGTaggtattaattattaaatgtacaaaatacagAATAATTTGGACATTGTATATGTTTCAGAAATCACTTATGACTATGGTAGTATGTAAAGTTATGGCAGTTGACCTCAGAGGTCATGGAGATACACAAACATCAAATGAAGAAGATTTGTCTTCTGATACCTTAGCAGAGTGAGTAAAATTTTTAGTCAAttacgaatataaattatatatatctacatTTTGATTGGTTTATATGTCTACTAGGGATGTTGCAGCAATTGTGAAAGCAACAACTGAAAATGATCCCGTAATCCTAGTGGGCCATAGTATGGGTGGTGCAGTAGCTGTTAGAGCTGCatcattaatatcaaatttgtGTGGATTAGGAGTTATCGATGTTGTTGAGGGAACAGCTATGGATGCATTAGCATCTATGCAAAGCTTTTTAAGATCTCGACCATCCAGTTTTGGTTCTATTTCTCAAGCTATAGAATGGTGGTTAgtatttttaaactttataaaacataaaataatttaatctttgtgtgtttttcatgtagtttttatTAGTTATCAAAACTTGCTATTCTAAGCAAATTTTTCAGAAGGAAGGCACATTTTTGGCTGATCCTGTACAAactaaaatgttatttacttctttaatgtatattacatatttgtgTTGTATAATCAAAAACGAGATTATAGAAGAATGTCTAATTATCCACATTTTAGTGTACGAAGTGGCCAAATCCGTAACATACAATCAGCTAAGGTTTCAGTTCCTGGACAAATAACAAAGTTAGTACCTGCATAATATGTTCAGGTATCAAAGTtgtgtttttactgttttctcaTATTACAATTTGTATTGCTATAGCACTGAAACTAATAAGTTAGCCACCCATGATATCGATTCATTATCACAATCGTCATGCGAGTGTAATTCAGAGCCTACGATTCCGCGAGAGGATATTATCCAAGAAGAAGAACCAGTAAATATGCCACCACCACCTGCTCCAACTAGTACTACTGCtactaaaaaatatgtttggaGGATAGATCTATCCCGAACTGAACAACATTGGTTTGGATGGTTTAAGGGTTTATCAACAGCATTCTTAAACGTACCAGTTCCAAAGGTACTATTGCTAGCTGGGGTTGATAGATTAGACAGAGAACTTACCGTTGGTCAAATGCAAGGTATAATGTTATTAACGTTGAAATTTGTatggaatatttatgaaatatattaaaactaaATTTTCTTGATACACAAGGTAAATTTCAAATGCAAGTATTACCAGCTTGTGGACACGCGGTACATGAAGATGTTCCAGATAAAGTAGCAGAAGCAATTGCTACTTTTATGGTTAGACATAAATTTGCTGAATCAGTATCAGATTTCCCACGGTAAATTTAATCTATGAACAATTAGcaaaacgtaatattataatatgcaTTTTCATAtgactttattatattttgtatatgttcCAGAACATTTCCTGCTTGTTAGGATTCTATGAAATGATACAATGAACTCTTTGTCAAGTAATATgatgataaaaaattcaatgaatTAGTTAAAATgagcattttatttatttaaaaaagatatgttcacaaaatatatatgaatacatgtgtaaataaaaacattttctcgacaagaaaaataaatttgttcgacataaaagatatatttgttaaaaataaatttgaatatatttatacaaaagacgtaggtataaatatataaaaattgacaaTAGTACACAAAACGTATCAAATACAGTACAAACGTTACATTATCTGTTTTGAAATACTATGCTGTTGAACATGCATGTATAGACAAAATAATGCTacttttataatatagtaacatttacaaattcatcctttgatttaaaattttcaattaaaatacttCAATGTGCTTTCAATATGTGGTACTTGTGCACAATATGCAGTATTTTACTATTAATCAAATCCGAAACTAGTTAAGTTTTTTATAACAACACACGGAACTCCTGCACGACCAGCATTTAAGGGAGCAaccttaaaatattttagtaatataaatatctgtGAAATATGCCTAAACATTCTATGGATGAATAATATTCGGCATATACTCACTGGTTCCCATTCATTAAGATGTGGGTCATATGCTTCAACAAGCGTAAGATATTGTTGACCATCATAACCCCCTACAGCCATAAGTCTATCACCAAGCACACAAACACCAACTGCATCTCTGGGCACACTCATTGGCGCTACCATAGTCCATGTATCTGTTTTAGGATCATATCTAATAATCATAACATTTATGTATTAATCACTAATATTTATAAGtacattattttctatattataataaattctttatatcccttatacatacatacatacatatacatatatatgtatatatagatatatatatatctgtgtgtatgtgtatgtgtacCTTTCAACACAATCAAATCTGCTAGCATTAGGATTACTAGAAGGTGCATCATGACCACCTAACGCATAAAGACATCCGTTTACAACACCAACGCCCACACCACCTCGTCGTTTTGACATTGGTGCACATGGAGTCCATTTATTTGTGTGGGGATCATAACATTCCACAGTATTTAAACATGAACTGATATCCCTCCCACCTACAGCATATAATCTGAACATATACATGTAgggtatataatataacgatatgatcAAATACATACCAGATTATTTAGAGACTCACTTATCATTTAATACAGCAACACCAACTGTAGATCTTTGTATAGACATGGCAGAAACTGAACTCCATTGACGTGTAGCTGGATCCCATCTTTCTACAGTATCAAGGAAACTCCAACCATCATGACCACCAACTGCA
The nucleotide sequence above comes from Bombus fervidus isolate BK054 chromosome 6, iyBomFerv1, whole genome shotgun sequence. Encoded proteins:
- the LOC139988069 gene encoding protein phosphatase methylesterase 1, with translation MSSLQKSILKSKLPPSSVNFGIGSRVSKSKGFQRKRDYDPVQWIPYFDHSQDVKIGNDTFHIYTKGTEGPTLVLLHGGGYSALTWAEFTKSLMTMVVCKVMAVDLRGHGDTQTSNEEDLSSDTLAEDVAAIVKATTENDPVILVGHSMGGAVAVRAASLISNLCGLGVIDVVEGTAMDALASMQSFLRSRPSSFGSISQAIEWCVRSGQIRNIQSAKVSVPGQITNTETNKLATHDIDSLSQSSCECNSEPTIPREDIIQEEEPVNMPPPPAPTSTTATKKYVWRIDLSRTEQHWFGWFKGLSTAFLNVPVPKVLLLAGVDRLDRELTVGQMQGKFQMQVLPACGHAVHEDVPDKVAEAIATFMVRHKFAESVSDFPRTFPAC